The stretch of DNA TCGGTAAGAAAGAAAGGCCACTACTATCACCTTGTAGCGACCCCATCAATCAAGTTGTTCAAACCACAACCACTACACAGCCTAGCACATTATATTCCCCAGCTAGCTGTTAACATTAATATTGCTTGGACAATATTCAATCCACATAAACACTAGCATTTGTGAACTATTTTTACATTTCCATTATCCCTGGCCATCTTTTCACCAGAGAATTTTCTATCCCTAATTGGTCAAAAACTCGCCCCACCATTTGCTTCATCATATCCTCTATTGTTTTCGGGTGATGATAAAAGGAAAGTACCGGGGGCATAATTATTACCCCGAGCCTGGCCAATTTCAGCATATTCTCCAGGTGAATAGGGCTTAACGGGGTTTCACGTACCAGCAAAATCAACTTACGTCTTTCCTTAATTGTTACGTCAGCAGCACGGTTAATTAAATTATCTGCATAACCGTTAGCTATAGCGGAAAGAGTTTTCATGCTGCAGGGAGCTATCACCATCCCCTGGTGTAAAAAGGAACCGCTGGCCGGAGGTGAGGCAATATCCCAGGAAGGGAACTGCTGGCTGGCCATTTTACTAATATCATCTAATAAATAATCCGTTTCCAGGGCAATTGTTTTTTTAGCCGACTCACTTATGATTAATTGCGTTTCCACGTCAGCTTTATGAAATTCTTCGAGGAGTTTAATACCGTATATTGATCCGGTGGCACCCGATATCGCTAGAACTATTCTAGTCAAAGACATTCCCCCTTCTTCATCATAATAGGCCTATTAGCATAAATCCAGCTAACCTGCCTTTAAAAGTTAGCAATGTGGAAAACGTTCATAAGCCGGGGAAAATACCGTTTTCGTTTGATAAGAAAATAGCCTTCCTGAAGGCTATTTTCTTATCAACTACTGATTTTCAAACAACTCCGGGGCAAATTTACCAGGATCTATATCCTTGAACTTGGTTCTTTTAAATCTATCTTTTAAATTATATGGTACTGTGCAGTCAAAAATAGTTTTACATGAAATGCCATGGTCCCTAATTAACGGGTTAAAATCAGCATCTTGTGAGGGATCCAACGGGTGACAACGCACACCCGGAATAAATATTGTATCAATATCACCCTGGTAACGTGTATTTAGTGCCCACATGACATCGTTACTATCAAATGGATCTACATCTTCATCTACTAAAATCACATGCTTAAGTTCAGAAAATGCTGAGAATGCCAATAAAGCAGCTTGTCTTTGGCGTCCTTCATCACTTGGCTGGCTCTTTTTAAACTGTAAAACAGCCATGTATTTACCGCCGCCTGATGAATGTGAATATACATTTAATAATCTGCCCGGCATAGCCTTTTCCACCATTTGCAAGATACTTGCCT from Desulfoscipio gibsoniae DSM 7213 encodes:
- a CDS encoding UbiX family flavin prenyltransferase, producing MTRIVLAISGATGSIYGIKLLEEFHKADVETQLIISESAKKTIALETDYLLDDISKMASQQFPSWDIASPPASGSFLHQGMVIAPCSMKTLSAIANGYADNLINRAADVTIKERRKLILLVRETPLSPIHLENMLKLARLGVIIMPPVLSFYHHPKTIEDMMKQMVGRVFDQLGIENSLVKRWPGIMEM